One Purpureocillium takamizusanense chromosome 1, complete sequence genomic window carries:
- a CDS encoding uncharacterized protein (MEROPS:MER0033198~COG:T~SECRETED:SignalP(1-23~SECRETED:cutsite=ASA-AD~SECRETED:prob=0.5925)~EggNog:ENOG503NWXI): MSVLRKLILYGLTLSGCSAVASAADGRPEVTVKNGTYTGVYSAFYQQDFFLGMPYALPPKRFTVAEGLRTSWTGSRDAVDYPLHCVGYGGDDVGYAVSEDCLYLNVIRPTGVRETSSLPVAVWIHGGGLYMGGSADKRYNLSFIVDHSVKMGVPIIGVSLNYRLSAFGFLAGGEAAQSGATNLGFRDQRLALQWIRENIGAFGGSPEKVTVFGESSGAESVSAQVLAYNGRDDGLFRGAIAQSGFGGLLRRYPGGFNDTDLMQTTYEKLVRNTSCAPLVGTVRSLDCLRRAPLAELNYALNVSKIGPWPPVLDGDFFQDFPTNQLSNGKFRQVPVLIGSNTDEGTAFGNPTAVFGHPVNSDEDLRRGLQKRLVSKQTTAEINGLVDELLFLYPNIQSVGIPSLKTWPHVIQPNDSYAKTLGTQYRRNTAIYGDLTIHYMRRRASLAWFKHGLPSYAYRFDVTVNGLPPSIGASHFQEVAFVFLNFNGDGYAVNPFGGDNKVYTAKAKALATTMATAWVNFFHHLDPNGVTGLALNDASAWPKYDTGAGGGVGQDVVWELEGGAIEIDDWRAAGLEWMMDHALSVFGN, from the exons ATGTCTGTTCTGAGGAAGCTGATTCTCTATGGCCTTACCTTGTCAGGGTGCTCGGCCGTGGCATCCGCGGCTGATGGTCGTCCAGAGGTGACAGTCAAGAATGGCACCTATACGGGCGTGTACAGTGCATTCTACCAGCAGGACTTCTTTCTCGGGATGCCTTATGCTCTG CCCCCGAAACGCTTCACCGTCGCGGAAGGTCTGCGAACATCATGGACAGGTAGTCGCGATGCCGTTGATTATCCCCTCCACTGCGTGGGTTATGGAGGGGATGACGTCGGTTATGCTGTTTCTGAAGATTGCCTGTATCTCAACGTCATTCGTCCTACGGGGGTCCGAGAAACATCTAGCCTGCCCGTCGCGGTCTGGATTCACGGTGGCGGACTCTATATGGGCGGGAGCGCGGATAAAAGGTACAACCTGTCCTTCATTGTCGACCATAGCGTCAAGATGGGTGTACCCATAATAGGAGTCAGTCTGAACTACAGACTTTCGGCTTTTGGGTTCCTGGCtggaggcgaggccgcgCAATCAGGCGCAACCAACTTGGGCTTCCGCGATCAACGGTTGGCTTTGCAATGGATTCGCGAGAATATCGGGGCTTTTGGCGGCTCACCGGAAAAAGTGACCGTGTTCGGCGAGAGCTCCGGCGCGGAGAGCGTATCCGCGCAGGTTCTGGCCTACAACG GTCGCGATGACGGGCTCTTTCGTGGTGCGATCGCACAGTCCGGGTTTGGTGGACTTCTCAGAAGGTATCCCGGCGGCTTCAATGACACAGATCTCATGCAGACTACGTACGAAAAACTCGTGCGCAATACGTCGTGCGCACCACTAGTCGGCACGGTGAGATCGTTGGACTGCCTTCGACGGGCCCCCCTTGCTGAGCTCAACTACGCGCTGAACGTGTCGAAGATAGGGCCTTGGCCACCGGTCTTGGATGGCGATTTCTTTCAAGACTTTCCGACTAATCAGCTATCGAATGGAAAGTTCCGACAGGTGCCTGTGCTCATAGGATCGAATACTGATGAGGGAACCGCCTTTGGGAATCCCACAGCCGTCTTTGGGCACCCGGTCAACTCGGATGAGGACCTGCGACGAGGTTTGCAGAAGCGCCTGGTGTCGAAGCAGACGACAGCGGAAATTAATGGGCTCGTGGATGAGCTACTGTTCCTATATCCAAATATTCAGTCCGTCGGCATCCCGTCACTAAAGACTTGGCCGCATGTCATCCAGCCCAACGACAGCTATGCAAAGACGCTAGGGACCCAATACAGACGCAACACTGCCATATACGGAGACCTAACCATTCATTATATGCGGCGCCGCGCTAGTCTGGCTTGGTTCAAACATGGGCTGCCCAGCTATGCTTACCGATTCGACGTCACGGTCAACGGACTGCCGCCAAGCATTGGTGCTAGTCACTTCCAGGAG GTTGCCTTTGTATTTCTCAACTTCAACGGCGATGGGTACGCCGTAAACCCCTTCGGAGGGGACAACAAAGTGtacacggccaaggccaaggcgttGGCAACCACTATGGCCACCGCCTGGGTGAACTTCTTTCATCACCTGGACCCGAACGGGGTAACCGGTCTCGCTCTTAATGATGCCTCAGCGTGGCCGAAGTACGACACtggagcaggcggcggcgttgggcaGGATGTTGTCTGGGAActggagggcggcgccatcgagaTTGACGattggcgggcggcaggacTCGAATGGATGATGGATCACGCGCTCTCGGTGTTTGGCAATTGA